In a single window of the Acyrthosiphon pisum isolate AL4f chromosome X, pea_aphid_22Mar2018_4r6ur, whole genome shotgun sequence genome:
- the LOC100161442 gene encoding transketolase-like protein 2, producing the protein MANYHKMEASSVQTLKDLANKLRIDSIVATNASKSGHPTSCASMAEIMSVLFFHTMRYKVSSPKDAANDRFILSKGHAAPILYAAWAEAGLFPVSDLTNLRKIDSDLEGHPTPRLNFIDVGTGSLGQGLSVACGMAYVGKYFDKSSYRTFCLLGDGESAEGSVWEALNFASVYNLDNLVVIFDINRLGQSGPTPLQHDMEVYRQRVTAFGLNAIVVDGHDIEELTKAFHEASITKGKPTAILAKTFKGKGFINIEDAEKWHGTPLNDKTVKVLEEINGQIRNKKMPVNIPKPIADVPAINITNVHLSSPPNYTLGEKIATRVAYGTALAKIAENNNRVIALDADTKNSTFSDKIKVKYPERHIECFIAEQNMVGIAIGTACRDRTIAFVSTFATFFTRAFDQIRMGAISQTNVNFVGSHCGISIGEDGPSQMGLEDIALFRSVPGTTVFYPADAVSCERSIELAANTKGICFIRTSRPATAVIYKNDEVFEIGKAKVVKSSPSDKVLVIGAGVTLYEALSAAEDLEKSGISVRVLDPFTIKPIDAATIIKNAKECGGRIVTVEDHYAEGGLGEAVLSAVAEEKDIIVRKLAVTAIPRSGPSNVLLDLFGISAKNVVAAVKKFVN; encoded by the exons ATGGCAAACTACCACAAAATGGAAGCGTCATCCGTGCAGACGCTCAAGGATTTGGCCAACAAGCTAAGGATCGACTCGATCGTGGCGACCAATGCTTCGAAATCCGG cCATCCTACATCATGTGCTTCAATGGCAGAAATCATGTCCGTATTATTTTTCCACACAATGCGTTACAAAGTATCATCTCCAAAAGATGCTGCTAATGACAGATTTATATTGTCTAAAGGACATGCTGCTCCTATTTTGTATGCAG CTTGGGCTGAAGCCGGTTTGTTTCCAGTTTCTGATTTAACCAACTTAAGGAAAATTGATAGTGATTTGGAAGGACATCCTACACCACGTTTGAATTTCATTGATGTTGGTACTGGCTCTCTTGGACAAGGTCTTTCAGTTGCCTGTGGAATGGCCTATgtaggaaaatattttgacaaatcgTCATACcg GactttttgtttgttgggtGACGGCGAGAGTGCGGAAGGTTCAGTTTGGGAAGCTTTGAATTTTGCATCGGTTTACAACTTGGATAACTTAGTGGTAATATTCGACATCAATCGCCTGGGTCAATCAGGACCAACGCCTTTACAGCATGACATGGAAGTCTATAGACAAAGAGTGACAGCTTTTGGTCTTAATGCTATTGTTGTTGACGGACATGATATTGAAGAATTAACCAaa gctTTCCATGAAGCTTCAATAACAAAAGGAAAACCTACAGCTATTTTGGCAAAAACATTCAAAGGCAAAGGTTTTATCAATATTGAAGATGCTGAAAAATGGCACGGCACTCCATTGAATGACAAAACTGTTAAAGTTCTAGAA GAAATCAATGGCCAgatcagaaacaaaaaaatgccAGTTAATATACCAAAACCTATTGCTGATGTGCCTGCCATAAATAttactaatgttcatttatcaTCTCCACCCAACTATACCCTTGGTGAAAAGATTGCAACACGTGTAGCATATGGTACAGCTTTGGCCAAAATCGCTGAAAACAACAATAGAGTTATTGCATTAGATGCAGACACAAAAAACTCTACATTCtctgacaaaattaaagtg aaataccCAGAGAGACatattgaatgttttattgCTGAACAAAACATGGTTGGAATTGCCATCGGAACTGCATGCAGAGACCGAACAATTGCATTTGTTTCTACATTTGCTACATTCTTCACCAGAGCTTTTGAtcaa ATTCGCATGGGTGCCATTTCTCAGACCAATGTTAACTTTGTTGGTTCACATTGTGGAATTAGTATTGGTGAAGATGGACCAAGTCAAATGGGTCTTGAAGACATCGCTTTGTTCAGAAGTGTCccag gcacTACCGTGTTTTATCCAGCTGATGCCGTAAGTTGCGAACGTTCCATTGAATTAGCAGCAAATACAAAAGGCATTTGTTTCATCCGAACATCCAGACCAGCCACAGCtgttatttacaaaaatgatgaagtttttgaa attggaAAAGCTAAAGTTGTCAAGAGTTCCCCTTCAGACAAAGTGTTAGTAATTGGCGCTGGTGTAACACTCTATGAAGCATTAAGCGCTGCTGAAGATTTGGAAAAATCTGGCATTAGTGTCCGTGTTCTTGATCCATTCACTATTAAGCCAATTGATGCTGCTACAATCATTAAGAACGCTAAAGAATGTGGTGGAAGAATTGTCACTGTTGAAGATCATTACGCAGAag GTGGTTTGGGTGAAGCAGTTTTGTCTGCTGTTGCTGAAGAAAAAGACATTATTGTCAGGAAACTTGCAGTTACTGCCATTCCTCGCTCTGGCCCATCTAATGTTTTGTTGGACTTGTTTGGCATTAGTGCCAAAAACGTTGTTGCTGCAGTCAAGAAATTCGTTAACTGA
- the LOC100163575 gene encoding insulin-degrading enzyme-like, with protein MFIEAMLYGNVDKQMASILIYELKRICLTRVGFRPLLPQEMIRSREVEMDDGESLLYERVNYFHSNSCVYVNLQCGIQSTKNNMVVRLFKQIIEESCYNILRTQEQLGYVVMSLNGKSNGVLYVGILVQSSHSPTFVHTRIENYLSTVEELLNDLSEDDFSRNKDSLSIKLAEKPKGQSEQAAVFRSEIKNQYYNFNRAEIEVEELRSITKSDIIDFYNEKISRTGSKRRKLAVHIKSSMDDAIDKLKSNSNSLANKYSLATMNVQKIKDIIEFKKSHRLYPVPKSFIPIETTSIKLLNDDPDILYYGISHGRRRNEFSSL; from the exons ATGTTTATTGAAGCAATGTTGTACGGTAACGTAGACAAACAA atggcATCAATCCTTATCTATGAATTGAAGAGAATATGTTTGACACGTGTAGGATTTCGCCCATTATTGCCACAAGAAATGATCAGATCCAGAGAAGTCGAAATGGACGATG GTGAGAGCTTGTTGTATGAACGTGTGAACTATTTTCACAGCAATTCGTGTGTTTACGTTAATCTGCAATGCGGTATTCAGAGTACGAAGAATAACATGGTAGTCAGATTGTTTAAGCAAATCATCGAAGAGTCGTGCTATAACATTTTACGTACACAG gagCAACTTGGCTATGTGGTCATGAGCCTTAATGGAAAATCGAACGGTGTACTGTATGTAGGTATCCTTGTTCAGTCAAGCCACAGCCCTACATTCGTTCACACCCGGATAGAGAATTATTTGAGCACCGTTGAG GAATTATTGAACGATCTTTCCGAAGACGATTTTTCCAGGAACAAAGACTCGCTATCCATAAAACTGGCAGAGAAGCCGAAGGGCCAGAGCGAGCAAGCGGCCGTCTTCAGGTCGGAAATCAAAAATCAATACTACAATTTCAATCGAGCGGAGATCGAAGTAGAAGAGTTAAGATCGATCACCAAAAGCGATATTATCGACTTTTACAAC GAAAAAATCAGTCGCACCGGGTCAAAAAGGCGCAAGTTGGCTGTACACATTAAATCATCAATGGACGATGCGATCGATAAACTTAAGTCCAACAGCAATTCTCTAGCGAACAAATACTCATTAGCGACCATGAAC GTCCAAAAAATTAAGGATATAATCGAATTCAAGAAGAGTCATCGGCTGTATCCAGTGCCAAAGTCGTTTATACCCATTGAAACCACttcaataaa aTTGTTAAATGATGATCcagatattttatactatggAATATCGCATGGACGACGCAGAAACGAATTTTCATCATTGTAG
- the LOC115033136 gene encoding insulin-degrading enzyme-like: MDIFVRLFNEDLSQHTCVANRAVLQSKMKSRIFGFNIKFDGFNDKMHHLVKRTIEKLLAFKIDPRRLEIIKEKDGTTVSQCNAVQFSDSVRSRMESF, from the exons atggatatttttGTGAGACTATTTAATGAAGATTTGTCTCAACACACGTGCGTTGCAAATAGAGCTGTACTTCAATCAAAAATGAAATCAAGAATTTTTGGatttaac ATTAAATTCGATGGTTTCAATGACAAGATGCATCATTTAGTAAAAAGAACAATTGAAAAACTGTTGGCGTTCAAGATCGATCCAAGACGTcttgaaattattaaagaaaaa gatgGAACAACCGTATCTCAGTGCAATGCGGTACAGTTCTCTGATTCTGTCAGAAGTCGCATGGAGTCCTTTTga